Proteins encoded together in one Carya illinoinensis cultivar Pawnee chromosome 3, C.illinoinensisPawnee_v1, whole genome shotgun sequence window:
- the LOC122303846 gene encoding putative pentatricopeptide repeat-containing protein At3g11460, mitochondrial — MNGTLTLAHKLLKSHKGHITALFKQSLHIPTSHFLQTGFTLSSLQCGTLLQSLTNTKSFAKGQQLHAHVTTCGTLQQNTYLNTKLAAFYVSCGRMAEAQLIFDAIGSKNNFLWSFMIRGYACSGCSLKSVALYREMLSFGWKADKFTYPFVLKACGDLLLEDIGRRVHGEVVISGLESDIYVGNSLLAMYSKFGDMGTARVLFDRMPLRDITSWNTMISGYLKNNNPKKALVVFDMMANSGFGVDGTTLLGILSACAGLMALKPGKTLHGYIVRNNAEFSNKFLRNALIELYCSCSCMAYARQLFHETKLKDKVSWNSMISGCEKSGDAFESLRLFREMVKEGEGPDEVTVVTVLGACDQITALQFGASVHSCLVKKGFGINTIVGTSLIDMYSKCGSLTCSRRVFDEMPEKNLVSWSAMVMGYGVHGKGGEAISIFHAMIANNVLPDEGVFTSVLSACSHAGLVNEGRQIFQQMSSEYSVKPTPAHYSCLVDLLGRAGRFDEAYALIKSMEVVPTSDIWAALLSACRLHQNVYLAEILEQKVFEMNPNGVGAYVCLSNIYAAKKRWDDVERVRAMVRRKGLKKPPGCSFVEVDKMVHQFLVGDTSHQQTKDIYAELESLKRRLKEAGYKPDTSSVFYNVDEEAKEKMLWGHSERLAIAFALINTGPGTIIRITKNLRICGDCHTLTKLISKIKCREIIMRDIHRFHHFKDGICSCGDYW, encoded by the coding sequence ATGAATGGCACCCTCACTCTCGCTCACAAACTTCTCAAATCCCACAAGGGCCACATCACAGCCCTCTTCAAGCAATCTCTTCATATCCCCACCTCCCACTTCCTACAAACTGGCTTCACTCTCTCCTCCCTACAATGTGGAACCCTCTTGCAGTCCCTCACCAACACCAAATCCTTTGCAAAAGGCCAGCAACTCCATGCTCACGTGACCACTTGCGGTACTCTCCAACAGAACACTTACCTGAACACCAAACTCGCTGCCTTTTACGTGAGTTGTGGCCGTATGGCAGAAGCCCAGTTGATTTTTGATGCGATTGGTTCGAAGAATAATTTCTTGTGGAGTTTCATGATCAGGGGATATGCTTGTAGTGGGTGTTCTTTAAAGTCCGTTGCTTTGTACCGTGAAATGTTGAGTTTCGGATGGAAGGCGGACAAGTTCACGTACCCGTTTGTTCTTAAGGCCTGTGGCGATTTGTTGCTTGAGGATATCGGGAGGAGGGTTCATGGTGAGGTAGTGATTAGTGGATTGGAGTCTGATATTTACGTGGGAAATTCTCTGCTTGCGATGTACTCAAAGTTTGGGGATATGGGAACGGCGAGGGTGCTATTTGATAGAATGCCTCTGAGAGATATAACGTCTTGGAACACGATGATATCGGgctatttgaaaaataataacccCAAAAAGGCTTTGGTGGTTTTTGATATGATGGCAAATTCTGGATTTGGCGTGGATGGGACTACTTTGCTCGGTATCCTCTCTGCTTGTGCTGGTCTAATGGCCTTAAAGCCAGGGAAAACTTTACATGGTTACATTGTTCGAAATAATGCTGAGTTTTCTAATAAGTTTTTGAGGAATGCTCTTATTGAATTGTATTGCAGTTGTAGCTGTATGGCATACGCAAGGCAGCTATTTCATGAGACCAAGCTAAAAGATAAAGTTTCTTGGAATTCTATGATTTCAGGTTGTGAAAAGAGTGGAGATGCTTTTGAGAGCTTAAGACTTTTCCGTGAAATGGTTAAAGAAGGAGAAGGGCCTGATGAAGTGACTGTTGTAACAGTTCTTGGAGCTTGTGATCAGATTACAGCCTTACAATTCGGCGCCTCTGTTCACTCATGTCTTGTTAAGAAAGGGTTTGGTATCAATACTATTGTGGGAACTTCCCTCATAGACATGTATTCCAAATGCGGAAGCTTGACTTGTTCACGTCGGGTTTTTGATGAGATGCCGGAAAAGAACTTGGTTTCTTGGAGTGCTATGGTTATGGGATATGGGGTTCATGGGAAGGGAGGAGAggccatctccatttttcatgctaTGATAGCGAACAATGTTCTTCCAGATGAAGGTGTTTTTACTTCTGTTTTATCAGCATGTAGTCATGCAGGATTAGTCAATGAGGGAAGACAAATATTCCAACAAATGTCCAGCGAGTACAGTGTCAAGCCTACACCTGCTCACTATTCATGTTTGGTAGATCTTTTAGGAAGAGCAGGGCGCTTTGATGAAGCATATGCGCTTATCAAAAGTATGGAAGTTGTTCCTACCAGTGATATATGGGCTGCACTACTTTCTGCTTGCAGGCTGCACCAAAATGTCTATCTTGCCGAAATTCTGGAACAGAAAGTTTTTGAAATGAACCCAAACGGGGTGGGTGCCTATGTTTGCCTTTCCAATATTTATGCTGCAAAGAAACGGTGGGATGATGTTGAAAGGGTAAGAGCCATGGTAAGAAGGAAAGGACTGAAAAAGCCCCCAGGCTGCAGTTTTGTTGAGGTAGACAAGATGGTTCATCAGTTCTTAGTTGGAGATACGTCTCATCAACAGACAAAAGATATATACGCCGAGTTAGAGAGCTTAAAACGGCGACTGAAGGAGGCTGGATACAAGCCTGATACAAGTTCAGTTTTTTACAATGTCGATGAGGAAGCAAAGGAGAAGATGCTTTGGGGTCATAGTGAAAGACTAGCCATTGCTTTTGCTCTTATTAACACTGGTCCAGGGACCATCATTAGGATTACTAAAAACCTTCGCATATGTGGGGATTGCCACACGTTGACAAAATTAATTTCTAAGATCAAATGTCGAGAAATTATTATGCGAGATATCCATAGGTTTCACCACTTTAAAGATGGAATCTGTTCATGCGGTGATTATTGGTAA
- the LOC122303849 gene encoding beta-amylase-like isoform X2 — MLANYVPVYVMLPLGVVTLDNVLEDKDGLEKQLKELRAAGVDGVMTDVWWGIIESQGPKQYNWSASRSLFQLVRECGLKLQAIMSFHQCGGNVGDVVNIPLPQWVLDIGESDPDIFYTNRTGNRNKEYLSLGVDNQRLFNGRTAVEIYSDCMQSFRENMSDFLEDGFIVDIEVGLGPAGELRYPSYPRNQGWVFPGIGEFQCYDKYLEAEFKKVATSEGHPEWELPDNAGTYNDSPESTQFFGSNGTYLTEKGKFFLTWYSNKLLSHGDQILDEANKAFMDCKVKLAAKVSGIHWWYKADNHAAEFTAGYYNLKDRDGYRPIARMLSRHYGILNFTCLEMRDSEQSADAKCGPQELVQQVLSAGWRENIDVAGENALSRYDLDGYNQILLNARPNGVNKEGRPKLRMYGVTYLRLSDDLMQKTNFNIFKTFVKKMHADQDYCPDQGKYNHHIGPLERSKPKMAIEYMLEATEPMEPFPWDKETDMSVGGVLTNLIDTKESTT; from the exons ATGCTGGCAAACTATGTCCCAGTCTACGTAATGCTCCCA TTGGGAGTTGTTACACTTGACAATGTCTTAGAAGACAAAGACGGGCTTGAGAAACAGCTCAAGGAGCTACGAGCAGCTGGTGTGGATGGTGTAATGACAGATGTCTGGTGGGGGATTATAGAATCCCAAGGGCCTAAGCAGTACAATTGGAGTGcttctaggagcttgtttcaaCTTGTTAGAGAATGTGGGTTGAAGTTACAAGCCATAATGTCTTTCCACCAATGTGGAGGGAACGTGGGGGATGTTGTCAACATCCCACTTCCTCAGTGGGTACTTGACATTGGAGAATCAGACCCCGATATCTTTTATACCAATCGCACGGGTAACAGGAACAAGGAGTACCTCAGTCTTGGTGTTGATAACCAGCGTCTCTTTAATGGACGAACTGCTGTTGAG ATATACAGCGACTGCATGCAGAGCTTCAGAGAGAACATGTCAGATTTTTTAGAAGATGGATTTATAGTAGACATTGAAGTGGGACTTGGCCCCGCCGGGGAGTTAAGGTATCCTTCTTATCCACGAAATCAAGGATGGGTCTTCCCTGGCATTGGAGAATTTCAG TGCTATGACAAATATCTCGAGGCAGAATTCAAAAAAGTTGCAACAAGTGAAGGTCATCCCGAGTGGGAATTGCCAGATAATGCAGGGACATACAATGACAGTCCTGAATCTACACAGTTCTTTGGATCAAATGGTACATACCTCACTGAGAAAGGGAAGTTCTTCTTGACATGGTATTCTAACAAGTTACTGAGCCATGGTGACCAGATCCTGGATGAAGCAAATAAAGCTTTTATGGACTGTAAAGTCAAGTTAGCAGCcaaa GTCTCTGGAATCCACTGGTGGTATAAAGCAGATAATCATGCTGCAGAGTTTACTGCAGGATACTACAACTTAAAAGATAGAGATGGATACCGACCTATAGCAAGGATGCTGTCCAGGCATTATGGCATTCTGAATTTCACATGTCTTGAGATGAGGGACTCTGAACAAAGTGCTGATGCCAAATGCGGACCTCAGGAACTCGTTCAGCAG GTTCTGAGTGCGGGTTGGAGAGAGAACATTGACGTTGCAGGAGAGAATGCTCTTTCAAGATATGATCTTGATGGttataatcaaatccttctAAATGCTAGACCTAATGGTGTCAACAAAGAGGGCAGACCAAAACTAAGGATGTATGGGGTGACGTACCTTCGTTTATCTGATGATCTAATGCAGAAAACGAATTTCAATATATTCAAGACATTTGTGAAAAAGATGCATGCTGATCAG GATTACTGTCCCGACCAAGGAAAGTATAACCATCACATAGGTCCATTGGAGCGGTCTAAGCCAAAGATGGCAATTGAATATATGCTAGAAGCAACCGAACCAATGGAACCATTCCCATGGGACAAAGAAACAGATATGAGTGTCGGTGGTGTACTTACTAATTTGATAGACACCAAGGAAAGTACAACATAG
- the LOC122303848 gene encoding beta-amylase-like: MPSILQSTQGEIGKILWLHHEHFQWEMPSSNRAKGARGGARQLKRQVLRHALASSVSRVVRNSQAVASEISATEQEAQTPLTYNEKMLANYVPVFVMLPLGVVTVDNVLEDKDGLERQLKELRAAGVDGVMTDVWWGIIESQGPKQYDWSAYRSLFQLVRECGLKLQAIMSFHQCGGNIGDVVNIPLPPWVLDIGESDPDIFYTNRTGNRNKEYLSLGVDNRRLFYGRTAVEIYSDCMQSFRETMTAFLEDGFIIDIEVGLGPAGELRYPSYPRNQGWVFPGIGEFQCYDKYLKAEFKEVATSEGHPEWELPDNAGTYNDTPESTEFFGSNGTYLTEKGKFFLTWYSNKLLCHGDQILDEANKAFMGCKVKLAAKVSGIHWWYKADNHAAELTAGYYNLKDRDGYRPIARMLSRHYGILNFTCLEMRDTEQSADAKCGPQELVQQVLSAGWRENIDVAGENALSRYDRDGYNQILLNARPNGVNKEGRPKLRMYGVTYLRLSDDLMQKTNFNIFKTFVKKMHADQDYCPDQGKYNHHIGPLERSKPKMTIEYMLEATEPTEPFPWDKETDMSVGGALANLIDKIFSMFK, from the exons ATGCCAAGCATTTTGCAGTCAACACAAGGAGAAATTGGTAAGATACTGTGGCTTCACCATGAGCATTTTCAGTGGGAAATGCCGTCATCTAATCGGGCTAAAGGTGCACGAGGAGGAGCAAGGCAATTGAAGAGGCAAGTACTGAGGCATGCTCTCGCCTCTAGTGTGAGTCGTGTCGTGAGGAATTCTCAAGCTGTGGCATCTGAGATTTCTGCCACAGAACAAGAG GCTCAAACACCTCTCACTTACAATGAAAAGATGCTGGCAAACTATGTCCCAGTCTTCGTAATGCTCCCA TTGGGAGTTGTTACAGTTGACAATGTCTTAGAAGACAAAGACGGGCTTGAGAGACAGCTCAAGGAGCTACGAGCAGCTGGTGTGGATGGCGTAATGACAGATGTCTGGTGGGGGATCATAGAATCCCAAGGGCCTAAGCAGTACGATTGGAGTGCTTATAGGAGTTTGTTTCAACTTGTTAGAGAATGTGGGTTGAAGTTACAAGCCATAATGTCTTTCCACCAATGTGGAGGGAACATAGGGGATGTTGTCAACATCCCACTTCCCCCGTGGGTACTTGACATTGGAGAATCAGACCCCGATATCTTTTATACCAATCGCACTGGTAACAGGAACAAGGAGTACCTCAGTCTTGGTGTTGATAACCGGCGTCTTTTCTATGGACGAACTGCTGTTGAG ATATACAGCGACTGCATGCAGAGCTTCAGAGAGACCATGACAGCTTTTTTAGAAGATGGATTTATAATAGACATTGAAGTGGGACTTGGCCCCGCGGGGGAGTTAAGGTATCCCTCTTATCCACGAAATCAAGGATGGGTCTTCCCGGGCATTGGAGAATTTCAG TGCTATGACAAATATCTCAAGGCAGAATTCAAAGAAGTTGCAACAAGTGAAGGTCATCCCGAGTGGGAATTGCCAGATAATGCGGGGACGTACAACGACACTCCCGAATCTACAGAGTTCTTTGGATCAAATGGTACATACCTCACTGAGAAAGGGAAGTTCTTCTTGACATGGTATTCTAACAAGTTACTGTGCCATGGTGACCAGATCCTGGATGAAGCAAATAAAGCTTTTATGGGCTGTAAAGTCAAGTTAGCAGCCAAA GTCTCCGGAATCCACTGGTGGTATAAAGCAGATAATCATGCTGCAGAGCTTACTGCAGGATACTACAACTTAAAAGATAGAGATGGATACCGACCTATAGCAAGGATGCTGTCCAGGCATTATGGCATTCTGAATTTCACATGTCTTGAGATGAGGGACACTGAACAAAGTGCTGATGCCAAATGCGGACCTCAGGAACTCGTTCAGCAG GTACTGAGTGCAGGTTGGAGAGAGAACATTGACGTTGCAGGAGAGAATGCTCTTTCAAGATATGATCGTGATGGttataatcaaatccttctAAATGCTAGACCTAATGGCGTCAACAAAGAGGGCAGACCAAAACTAAGGATGTATGGGGTGACGTACCTTCGTTTATCTGATGATCTTATGCAGAAAACGAATTTCAATATATTCAAGACATTTGTGAAAAAGATGCATGCTGATCAG GATTACTGTCCAGACCAAGGAAAGTATAACCATCACATAGGTCCATTGGAACGGTCTAAGCCAAAGATGACAATTGAATATATGCTAGAAGCAACCGAACCAACGGAGCCTTTCCCATGGGACAAAGAAACAGATATGAGTGTCGGTGGTGCACTTGCTAATTTGATAGACAAGATCTTTTCTATGTTTAAGTGA
- the LOC122303849 gene encoding beta-amylase-like isoform X1, translating to MQAQTSLTCNKKMLANYVPVYVMLPLGVVTLDNVLEDKDGLEKQLKELRAAGVDGVMTDVWWGIIESQGPKQYNWSASRSLFQLVRECGLKLQAIMSFHQCGGNVGDVVNIPLPQWVLDIGESDPDIFYTNRTGNRNKEYLSLGVDNQRLFNGRTAVEIYSDCMQSFRENMSDFLEDGFIVDIEVGLGPAGELRYPSYPRNQGWVFPGIGEFQCYDKYLEAEFKKVATSEGHPEWELPDNAGTYNDSPESTQFFGSNGTYLTEKGKFFLTWYSNKLLSHGDQILDEANKAFMDCKVKLAAKVSGIHWWYKADNHAAEFTAGYYNLKDRDGYRPIARMLSRHYGILNFTCLEMRDSEQSADAKCGPQELVQQVLSAGWRENIDVAGENALSRYDLDGYNQILLNARPNGVNKEGRPKLRMYGVTYLRLSDDLMQKTNFNIFKTFVKKMHADQDYCPDQGKYNHHIGPLERSKPKMAIEYMLEATEPMEPFPWDKETDMSVGGVLTNLIDTKESTT from the exons ATGCAGGCTCAAACATCTCTCACTTGCAATAAAAAGATGCTGGCAAACTATGTCCCAGTCTACGTAATGCTCCCA TTGGGAGTTGTTACACTTGACAATGTCTTAGAAGACAAAGACGGGCTTGAGAAACAGCTCAAGGAGCTACGAGCAGCTGGTGTGGATGGTGTAATGACAGATGTCTGGTGGGGGATTATAGAATCCCAAGGGCCTAAGCAGTACAATTGGAGTGcttctaggagcttgtttcaaCTTGTTAGAGAATGTGGGTTGAAGTTACAAGCCATAATGTCTTTCCACCAATGTGGAGGGAACGTGGGGGATGTTGTCAACATCCCACTTCCTCAGTGGGTACTTGACATTGGAGAATCAGACCCCGATATCTTTTATACCAATCGCACGGGTAACAGGAACAAGGAGTACCTCAGTCTTGGTGTTGATAACCAGCGTCTCTTTAATGGACGAACTGCTGTTGAG ATATACAGCGACTGCATGCAGAGCTTCAGAGAGAACATGTCAGATTTTTTAGAAGATGGATTTATAGTAGACATTGAAGTGGGACTTGGCCCCGCCGGGGAGTTAAGGTATCCTTCTTATCCACGAAATCAAGGATGGGTCTTCCCTGGCATTGGAGAATTTCAG TGCTATGACAAATATCTCGAGGCAGAATTCAAAAAAGTTGCAACAAGTGAAGGTCATCCCGAGTGGGAATTGCCAGATAATGCAGGGACATACAATGACAGTCCTGAATCTACACAGTTCTTTGGATCAAATGGTACATACCTCACTGAGAAAGGGAAGTTCTTCTTGACATGGTATTCTAACAAGTTACTGAGCCATGGTGACCAGATCCTGGATGAAGCAAATAAAGCTTTTATGGACTGTAAAGTCAAGTTAGCAGCcaaa GTCTCTGGAATCCACTGGTGGTATAAAGCAGATAATCATGCTGCAGAGTTTACTGCAGGATACTACAACTTAAAAGATAGAGATGGATACCGACCTATAGCAAGGATGCTGTCCAGGCATTATGGCATTCTGAATTTCACATGTCTTGAGATGAGGGACTCTGAACAAAGTGCTGATGCCAAATGCGGACCTCAGGAACTCGTTCAGCAG GTTCTGAGTGCGGGTTGGAGAGAGAACATTGACGTTGCAGGAGAGAATGCTCTTTCAAGATATGATCTTGATGGttataatcaaatccttctAAATGCTAGACCTAATGGTGTCAACAAAGAGGGCAGACCAAAACTAAGGATGTATGGGGTGACGTACCTTCGTTTATCTGATGATCTAATGCAGAAAACGAATTTCAATATATTCAAGACATTTGTGAAAAAGATGCATGCTGATCAG GATTACTGTCCCGACCAAGGAAAGTATAACCATCACATAGGTCCATTGGAGCGGTCTAAGCCAAAGATGGCAATTGAATATATGCTAGAAGCAACCGAACCAATGGAACCATTCCCATGGGACAAAGAAACAGATATGAGTGTCGGTGGTGTACTTACTAATTTGATAGACACCAAGGAAAGTACAACATAG